In Gordonia phthalatica, one genomic interval encodes:
- a CDS encoding AurF N-oxygenase family protein, with translation MTTTDDAQAVRDGQLKIANRLLKGSTSRSYDPIVDVDFDAPLVEGKYFLPPRVISLYGTDVWESMTEEQRIELSRQEMTNILSVGIWFENLLNRALLNRLMTKDPAAATTHYSLTEMGDECRHMTMFGKTIERVGGRAYMMRGWQRAVMHVLPPIMRGTQMWVITLVGEELFDALQREIKNDPELQPMVARVMQIHVTEESRHIGFARDAIVRRGPIRSRFETLVSANVHGLAAPLFQRLFTTPEMYRRAGFDNPKQIAKIARKNPNFNASQIMSFESLSTFLIKNDLMGPFGSFMWRRAGFLK, from the coding sequence ATGACTACGACAGACGACGCGCAGGCCGTCCGCGACGGCCAACTCAAGATCGCGAACCGCCTCCTCAAGGGATCGACGAGCCGCTCGTACGACCCCATCGTCGACGTCGACTTCGACGCCCCACTGGTGGAGGGCAAGTACTTCCTGCCGCCGCGTGTGATCAGCCTGTACGGCACCGACGTCTGGGAGTCGATGACCGAGGAGCAGCGGATCGAGCTCTCCCGCCAGGAGATGACCAACATCCTCTCCGTCGGCATCTGGTTCGAGAACCTGCTCAACCGCGCGCTGCTGAACCGCCTCATGACGAAGGATCCGGCGGCCGCGACGACGCACTACTCGCTCACCGAGATGGGTGACGAGTGCCGTCACATGACCATGTTCGGCAAGACCATCGAGCGCGTCGGCGGTCGTGCGTACATGATGCGCGGCTGGCAGCGCGCCGTGATGCACGTGCTGCCGCCCATCATGCGCGGCACCCAGATGTGGGTCATCACCCTCGTCGGCGAAGAGCTCTTCGACGCCCTGCAGCGCGAGATCAAGAACGACCCCGAGCTTCAGCCGATGGTGGCACGCGTGATGCAGATCCACGTCACCGAGGAGTCCCGCCACATCGGCTTCGCGCGCGATGCCATCGTGCGCCGCGGCCCGATCCGCTCCCGGTTCGAGACCCTCGTCTCGGCCAACGTCCACGGCCTGGCCGCCCCGCTGTTCCAGCGTCTGTTCACCACGCCCGAGATGTACCGGCGCGCGGGCTTCGACAACCCGAAGCAGATCGCCAAGATCGCCCGCAAGAACCCGAACTTCAACGCCTCGCAGATCATGTCCTTCGAGTCGCTGTCCACGTTCCTGATCAAGAACGACCTGATGGGCCCGTTCGGCTCCTTCATGTGGCGACGCGCGGGGTTCCTGAAGTGA
- the nrdF gene encoding class 1b ribonucleoside-diphosphate reductase subunit beta, whose amino-acid sequence MSEFSHSPADGAPVKLVNRVSAINWNRIQDDKDAEVWDRLTGNFWLPEKVPVSNDIQSWGTLTEYEKVLTMRVFTGLTLLDTIQGTVGAISLIPDAITPHEEAVYTNIAFMESVHAKSYSQIFSTLCSSKEIDEAFRWSEENEYLQRKAHIIMDYYRGDDPLKRKVASTILESFLFYSGFYLPMYWSSRAKLTNTADMIRLIIRDEAVHGYYIGYKYQRGLEVETPERRQELKDYTFELLYELYDNEADYTEALYDEVGLTEDVKKFLRYNANKALMNLGYEALFPKDETDVNPAILSALSPNADENHDFFSGSGSSYVIGKAVNTEDDDWDF is encoded by the coding sequence ATGTCTGAGTTCTCGCACAGTCCTGCCGACGGCGCGCCGGTCAAGTTGGTCAACCGGGTCTCGGCCATCAACTGGAACCGCATCCAGGACGATAAGGATGCCGAGGTCTGGGATCGCCTGACCGGCAACTTCTGGCTGCCCGAGAAGGTGCCGGTGTCCAACGACATCCAGTCGTGGGGAACCCTCACCGAGTACGAGAAGGTCCTCACGATGCGGGTCTTCACCGGACTCACCCTCCTCGACACCATCCAGGGCACCGTCGGCGCCATCTCGCTGATCCCGGATGCGATCACCCCGCACGAGGAAGCGGTGTACACCAACATCGCGTTCATGGAGTCGGTCCACGCCAAGAGCTACAGCCAGATCTTCTCGACGCTGTGCTCCAGCAAGGAGATCGACGAGGCCTTCCGCTGGTCGGAGGAGAACGAGTACCTGCAGCGCAAGGCGCACATCATCATGGACTACTACCGTGGTGACGACCCGCTCAAGCGCAAGGTCGCGTCGACGATCCTCGAATCGTTCCTCTTCTACTCCGGCTTCTACCTGCCGATGTACTGGAGCTCGCGCGCCAAGCTCACCAACACCGCCGACATGATCCGCCTCATCATCCGCGACGAGGCCGTCCACGGGTACTACATCGGATACAAGTACCAGCGCGGCCTCGAGGTCGAGACCCCCGAGCGTCGCCAGGAGCTCAAGGACTACACCTTCGAGCTGCTGTACGAGCTCTACGACAACGAGGCCGACTACACCGAAGCCCTCTACGACGAGGTCGGCCTCACCGAGGACGTCAAGAAGTTCCTCCGCTACAACGCCAACAAGGCCCTCATGAACCTGGGCTACGAAGCGCTGTTCCCGAAGGACGAGACCGACGTCAACCCGGCCATCCTCTCCGCGCTCTCCCCGAACGCTGACGAGAACCACGACTTCTTCTCCGGGTCGGGCAGCTCGTATGTCATCGGTAAGGCGGTCAACACCGAAGATGACGACTGGGATTTCTGA
- a CDS encoding DUF4873 domain-containing protein, producing the protein MTTIALVGTTPAITKIRKRLAESPLPFQVVDDTALADLIVTDEPAPTPNHLGVASADVPDHFFCSDESVDYVVAALTEAHLAGAHGVRVRRTVQTNSDLPVLGLHLPWHRLARKLSRRTNKFDAVDYDWTTDESIDVEAFDGEVVVQVADEELTARIRARGAVDANDGRFHWVGMLYSDRAAELKADGKSSATVALPGGEAVKAKLAEVTQWGTVRMTGVGTPPWESLVVA; encoded by the coding sequence GTGACGACGATCGCCCTGGTCGGGACGACACCGGCCATCACGAAGATTCGCAAGCGCCTGGCCGAGTCGCCGCTGCCGTTCCAGGTGGTCGACGACACCGCACTCGCCGACCTGATCGTGACCGACGAGCCGGCACCGACGCCGAATCACCTCGGCGTCGCCTCGGCGGACGTGCCGGACCACTTCTTCTGCAGCGACGAGTCCGTCGACTACGTGGTCGCCGCCCTCACCGAGGCGCACCTCGCCGGCGCGCACGGCGTCCGCGTCCGGCGCACCGTGCAGACCAACTCCGATCTGCCGGTCCTCGGCCTGCATCTGCCCTGGCACCGACTGGCGCGCAAGCTCTCCCGTCGCACCAACAAGTTCGACGCCGTCGACTACGACTGGACCACCGACGAATCGATCGACGTCGAGGCCTTCGACGGCGAGGTGGTGGTGCAGGTGGCGGACGAAGAGCTCACCGCTCGGATCCGCGCCCGCGGAGCCGTCGACGCCAACGACGGACGCTTCCACTGGGTCGGCATGCTCTACAGCGACCGCGCGGCCGAGCTGAAGGCCGACGGGAAGTCGTCCGCGACCGTCGCGCTCCCCGGCGGCGAAGCCGTCAAGGCCAAGCTCGCCGAGGTGACGCAGTGGGGCACCGTCCGGATGACCGGCGTCGGCACGCCGCCGTGGGAGTCACTCGTCGTCGCCTGA
- a CDS encoding 3-hydroxybutyrate dehydrogenase, protein MTDSIQPTDTSMAGRRVLVTGAGSGIGEAVAERFAQAGAAVTVADINGDAASAVAERIGGTPWQVDLTDTDALAELTLDIDILVDNAGIQHVSPIEEFSPAKFRQITTLMIEAPFLLTRAALTGMYERGFGRIIHISSVHGLRASKFKSAYVASKHAVEGLSKVTALEGAEHGVTSNCINPGYVKTALVAKQVAEQARTHGISEDEVTEKVFLKRPAIKRMIEPTEVAELAAFLASDAAAMMTGCSYVMDGGWTAG, encoded by the coding sequence ATGACCGACAGCATTCAGCCCACCGACACCTCGATGGCAGGACGACGCGTCCTCGTGACCGGGGCCGGATCCGGGATCGGCGAAGCCGTCGCCGAACGCTTCGCCCAAGCTGGCGCGGCCGTCACCGTCGCCGACATCAACGGCGACGCGGCCTCCGCTGTCGCCGAGCGCATCGGCGGCACTCCGTGGCAGGTTGACCTCACCGACACCGACGCCCTGGCCGAACTGACCCTCGACATCGACATCCTGGTCGACAACGCGGGCATCCAGCACGTCAGCCCGATCGAGGAGTTCAGTCCCGCCAAGTTCCGGCAGATCACCACGTTGATGATCGAGGCGCCGTTCCTGCTGACCCGCGCCGCACTGACCGGCATGTACGAGCGCGGGTTCGGCCGGATCATCCACATCTCGTCGGTTCACGGCCTGCGCGCGTCGAAGTTCAAGTCGGCGTACGTGGCCTCCAAGCACGCCGTCGAAGGCCTCTCGAAGGTCACTGCACTGGAGGGTGCCGAGCACGGCGTCACCAGCAACTGCATCAACCCCGGCTACGTGAAGACCGCCCTCGTTGCGAAGCAGGTGGCCGAGCAGGCCCGCACCCACGGCATCTCCGAGGACGAGGTGACCGAGAAGGTCTTCCTCAAGCGCCCGGCGATCAAGCGGATGATCGAACCGACGGAGGTCGCCGAGCTCGCCGCCTTCTTGGCCTCCGACGCCGCCGCGATGATGACCGGCTGCTCCTACGTCATGGACGGCGGCTGGACCGCCGGATAG
- a CDS encoding DEAD/DEAH box helicase, giving the protein MTASIDSDRRAPLRVRWIPGLGLAVWPDTPAEPGDVFDDVIDVPDSLTDLIGRRKLRHTVDLPTTDGSRRFQPAAGIGMASAVELLDRCDHLRVGGDVGFYRYLLSGVRAYITSGAVAPSTCLVGGEYEVRWIPVPTPAWRSWLAVAQASAPPAFSSDPAAVTDFVAEALDHECRRRLEAGRGSSPIPLIAGLAGRSPGLLSAEVGPRSAQAWQDWVGTAGPGSAAVVLRLHVPDDDPDPDAPAVPPDQVRWRLEVCRQTPTGELAPVVPHRLDPHELDTVTTEVARATVAFGELSRSEADPHSLDFLLTTDVVDQLLGDGVADLQAAGITVLLPSSIAAVTPTLSIRSEQTPGGGARPGFVGLDEISDFEWRLALGDVAGAGELTQSDIDELAQQSGALVRLRGKWLRAEGAALHRAAAFIAAQRAVKSDGDRPTMAELLALITDPDDALPVPVAEVSGLGWLDDIARGGVLVPPTLPAPVSLRAELRPYQQRGLEWLSALGGIGAGGVLADDMGLGKTVQVIALLTANRERGDHLPPALVVCPMSVIGNWSRELATFAPHLTVLVHHGTGRSTERIVDDRPDVVLTTFATLSRDRVALAPLRWGELVVDEAQHVKNVRTAAAKALRAVPARQRIALTGTPVENRLEDLRAVIDLVNPGMLGTASAFRARFAEPIERDRDPRAVARLSAVTRPFILRREKTDPAIAPDLPEKTELLVRTNLSSEQAGLYQAVLNELNEALADTTHGGPRRRTVLAALTRLKQICNHPAHYLDDGSAMMRRGRHRSGKVELLVDILTTVIAEGERALVFTQFAAFAELLSEWLAPVLGAEVPVLHGGSSREQRDAMVTRFTAPDGPPVLLATLKAGGTGLNLVAANHVIHADRWWNPAVEDQATDRAYRIGQQRNVQVRKFVCVGTLEERIDEMITAKRELSKLTISTGESWLTELDDDTLMDLLALRDEAVSE; this is encoded by the coding sequence ATGACGGCGAGCATCGACTCCGACCGCCGGGCGCCGCTCCGCGTCCGGTGGATTCCGGGGCTGGGCCTGGCCGTGTGGCCGGACACCCCGGCCGAGCCCGGCGATGTGTTCGACGACGTCATCGACGTCCCGGACTCGTTGACCGATCTGATCGGGCGACGGAAGTTGCGGCACACCGTCGATCTGCCTACCACCGACGGGTCGCGACGGTTCCAGCCGGCCGCCGGCATCGGGATGGCGAGCGCTGTCGAACTGCTGGACCGCTGCGATCATCTGCGCGTGGGCGGCGACGTCGGCTTCTACCGCTATCTGCTGTCCGGCGTACGCGCCTACATCACGTCCGGGGCCGTCGCGCCGAGCACCTGCCTCGTCGGGGGCGAGTACGAGGTCCGGTGGATCCCTGTCCCGACTCCCGCGTGGCGCAGTTGGTTGGCAGTCGCCCAGGCGTCGGCCCCGCCCGCCTTCTCCTCGGATCCGGCCGCCGTGACCGACTTCGTGGCCGAGGCGCTCGACCACGAGTGCCGGCGCCGCCTCGAGGCCGGCCGGGGCTCGTCGCCCATACCGCTGATCGCCGGTCTCGCCGGTCGTTCACCCGGTCTGCTGTCCGCCGAGGTCGGACCGCGGAGCGCTCAGGCCTGGCAGGACTGGGTCGGCACGGCGGGGCCCGGCTCCGCGGCTGTCGTGCTGCGGTTGCACGTGCCCGACGACGATCCCGACCCCGACGCACCTGCCGTCCCGCCCGATCAGGTGCGGTGGCGGCTGGAGGTGTGCAGGCAGACACCGACCGGCGAGTTGGCACCGGTGGTCCCCCACCGCCTGGACCCGCACGAGCTCGACACCGTCACCACCGAGGTGGCGCGCGCGACAGTGGCCTTCGGCGAGTTAAGCCGTTCAGAGGCCGACCCGCACAGCCTCGACTTCCTGTTGACGACCGACGTTGTCGACCAACTGCTGGGCGACGGTGTGGCCGACCTGCAGGCCGCGGGCATCACCGTGCTGCTTCCGTCGTCGATCGCTGCGGTGACGCCGACCCTCTCGATCCGGTCGGAGCAGACACCGGGAGGCGGTGCGCGTCCCGGGTTCGTCGGACTCGACGAGATCTCCGACTTCGAGTGGCGTTTGGCCCTCGGCGACGTGGCGGGTGCCGGCGAGCTGACCCAGTCCGACATCGACGAGTTGGCTCAGCAGAGCGGCGCACTGGTCCGTCTGCGCGGCAAGTGGCTGCGCGCCGAGGGGGCGGCCCTGCATCGTGCGGCCGCCTTCATCGCGGCCCAGCGCGCGGTGAAGTCCGACGGCGACCGACCGACGATGGCCGAACTGCTGGCGTTGATCACCGACCCGGACGACGCACTTCCGGTTCCGGTCGCGGAGGTGAGCGGCCTCGGCTGGTTGGACGACATCGCCCGCGGCGGAGTGCTGGTGCCACCCACCCTCCCCGCGCCGGTCTCGTTGCGCGCCGAGCTGCGCCCGTATCAACAGCGCGGCCTGGAGTGGCTGTCGGCGCTCGGCGGCATCGGCGCGGGCGGTGTGCTGGCTGACGACATGGGACTCGGGAAGACCGTGCAGGTCATCGCCCTTCTGACGGCGAACCGGGAGCGCGGCGACCACCTGCCGCCCGCCCTCGTGGTGTGCCCCATGTCGGTGATCGGCAACTGGAGCCGCGAACTCGCGACCTTCGCCCCGCACCTGACGGTCCTCGTCCACCACGGAACCGGTCGGTCCACCGAACGGATCGTCGACGACCGGCCGGACGTGGTCCTCACGACCTTCGCGACGCTCTCGCGTGATCGGGTCGCACTCGCGCCGCTCCGGTGGGGCGAGCTGGTGGTCGACGAGGCCCAGCACGTGAAGAACGTCCGGACCGCGGCGGCGAAGGCTCTGCGCGCCGTCCCCGCCCGGCAGCGGATCGCCCTGACCGGCACCCCCGTCGAGAATCGTCTCGAAGACCTGCGCGCGGTGATCGACCTCGTGAACCCCGGAATGCTGGGCACCGCATCCGCCTTCCGCGCGCGCTTCGCCGAACCGATCGAACGCGACCGCGATCCACGGGCCGTCGCCCGGCTGTCGGCCGTCACGCGACCGTTCATCCTGCGTCGGGAGAAGACCGATCCGGCCATCGCCCCCGATCTTCCGGAGAAGACCGAGCTGCTGGTCCGGACCAATCTGTCGAGCGAGCAGGCCGGGCTCTACCAGGCGGTCCTCAACGAACTGAACGAGGCGCTCGCCGACACCACGCACGGCGGACCGCGACGACGCACCGTGCTCGCGGCACTCACCCGCCTCAAGCAGATCTGCAATCACCCCGCGCACTACCTGGACGACGGCTCGGCGATGATGCGCCGCGGTCGGCACCGCTCCGGCAAGGTGGAGCTGCTCGTCGACATCCTGACGACGGTGATCGCCGAGGGTGAGCGCGCCCTGGTGTTCACCCAGTTCGCGGCGTTCGCGGAGCTGCTGTCGGAGTGGCTCGCGCCGGTGCTGGGTGCCGAGGTCCCGGTGCTGCACGGCGGAAGCTCCCGGGAGCAGCGCGATGCGATGGTCACCCGGTTCACCGCGCCCGACGGACCGCCGGTGCTGCTGGCGACATTGAAGGCGGGTGGCACCGGATTGAACCTGGTGGCGGCCAACCACGTCATCCATGCCGACCGGTGGTGGAATCCCGCCGTCGAGGATCAGGCCACCGACCGCGCCTACCGCATCGGGCAGCAGCGGAACGTGCAGGTCCGGAAGTTCGTCTGCGTCGGAACCCTGGAGGAGCGGATCGACGAGATGATCACCGCCAAACGCGAGCTGTCGAAGCTGACGATCAGCACCGGCGAGTCGTGGCTGACCGAGCTCGACGACGACACCCTGATGGATCTCCTCGCACTGCGCGACGAGGCGGTGAGCGAATGA
- a CDS encoding ABC transporter substrate-binding protein has protein sequence MFFKPSGAVLRRTGALAATAALTVGLSACASDDGVLRTPDGSVISTTVTRIAEVNIVNAGRDFAKTCLAPTAPDAGKSDVKRIVVTDPALLDALCALGLGAQVKAVVAPAGSVPAYLGPQLGAVPTLGDTPDAAAVKKAAPELVLSSPATERRLTALRDGGALGAARTAVVDPTTGWQDSFRAVAAAVDRTAAAQTRLAEFDAEAQRVGRVMDAGHTQVSLVRFTPDAQLIEGTSSFGAQVMTQVGVARPAAQRTPKAVVANDDNYKDADADLIYVSFQGEKGTARGTDVLMSDRWLDMGAPTWKRVLNVDDDVWYSGSGLAAAWLVLNDLKDSLNSSSAG, from the coding sequence GTGTTCTTCAAGCCTTCCGGCGCTGTGCTGCGCCGCACCGGCGCCCTCGCGGCGACCGCCGCACTGACCGTCGGACTCAGCGCCTGCGCGAGCGATGACGGCGTTCTTCGCACCCCCGACGGTTCGGTCATCAGTACGACGGTGACCCGAATCGCCGAGGTCAACATCGTGAACGCGGGCCGCGACTTCGCCAAGACCTGCCTGGCCCCCACCGCTCCCGATGCTGGCAAGAGCGACGTCAAGCGCATCGTCGTCACCGACCCCGCACTGCTCGACGCCCTCTGCGCGCTCGGTCTGGGCGCTCAGGTGAAGGCCGTCGTCGCACCGGCCGGATCGGTGCCCGCCTATCTCGGCCCGCAGTTGGGCGCCGTCCCGACGCTCGGCGACACGCCCGACGCGGCCGCGGTGAAGAAGGCCGCTCCCGAGTTGGTCCTCTCCTCCCCCGCCACCGAGCGTCGTCTGACCGCTCTGCGCGACGGCGGCGCTCTCGGCGCGGCCCGCACCGCGGTCGTCGATCCGACCACCGGCTGGCAGGACTCCTTCCGCGCAGTGGCCGCCGCCGTCGACCGCACCGCGGCGGCGCAGACGCGGCTCGCCGAGTTCGATGCCGAGGCTCAGCGCGTCGGTCGCGTCATGGACGCCGGGCACACGCAGGTCTCGCTGGTCCGATTCACCCCCGACGCCCAGTTGATCGAGGGGACGTCCTCGTTCGGCGCCCAGGTGATGACGCAGGTCGGTGTGGCCCGACCCGCTGCGCAGCGCACGCCGAAGGCCGTCGTGGCGAACGACGACAACTATAAGGACGCGGACGCCGACCTCATCTACGTCAGTTTCCAGGGCGAGAAGGGGACCGCTCGCGGCACCGACGTGCTGATGAGCGACCGCTGGCTCGACATGGGTGCCCCCACCTGGAAACGCGTCCTCAACGTCGACGACGACGTCTGGTACTCCGGTTCCGGCCTCGCAGCGGCCTGGTTGGTCCTCAACGATCTGAAGGATTCGCTCAACAGCAGCTCGGCGGGGTGA
- a CDS encoding GntR family transcriptional regulator, which produces MTAPLPRIRVDDTDPTPAFEQIRRQIVAHIASGALPVGAKLPPLRQLARDLGVAVNTAGHAYRLLDETGLIVSRRGGGTRVAKVPDEMPTETPSALAEAASSYLDAVTAAGASHQEALEAVLAAIRRRQ; this is translated from the coding sequence ATGACCGCCCCGCTCCCCCGGATTCGCGTCGACGACACCGATCCGACCCCGGCGTTCGAGCAGATCCGCCGGCAGATCGTCGCTCACATCGCGAGCGGCGCTCTACCGGTCGGCGCCAAGTTGCCGCCGCTGCGGCAGTTGGCTCGCGACCTCGGCGTCGCCGTCAACACCGCGGGCCACGCATACAGGCTGCTCGATGAGACGGGCCTGATCGTCTCCCGGAGAGGCGGCGGCACCCGTGTCGCCAAGGTTCCCGATGAGATGCCGACCGAGACCCCGTCGGCGCTGGCGGAAGCTGCATCGTCGTATCTCGATGCCGTGACCGCGGCAGGCGCCTCGCATCAGGAGGCGCTCGAAGCTGTCCTCGCCGCGATCCGACGACGTCAGTGA
- a CDS encoding LysR family transcriptional regulator gives MHIGEVDPSDLVTLLTVARTGRFTVAADLLEISHTTVSRRIAALERALGGRVLIRDAGGWSLTDLGRTAVGAAEEIEATLAHLRTDADDALRGTVRIAATEGFSARVVIPVAAELERRNPQLSVDLMVVTRAVPSAYSGIDIEIVVERPTSHDVEASVLGTYRLGLYGSSSYLAESGTPAGRDDLIGRPLIYFIGSMLTIDALDVAKSGLPPMTDRFRSTSVQVQVDATRAGIGIGLLPCFLADEHDDLTRVLADEVDVEMSYWMAIRPEAARRREVAAVADALRDRIRAIGPELSGYQVR, from the coding sequence ATGCACATCGGTGAGGTGGACCCCAGTGACCTGGTCACCTTGTTGACAGTCGCGCGAACCGGACGGTTCACGGTGGCCGCCGATCTTCTCGAGATCAGCCACACGACGGTGTCCCGGCGCATCGCAGCGTTGGAACGTGCGCTCGGCGGACGTGTACTGATTCGCGATGCGGGCGGCTGGTCGCTGACCGACCTCGGCCGGACGGCGGTCGGCGCCGCCGAGGAGATCGAGGCGACCCTCGCACACCTGCGCACCGACGCCGACGACGCGCTCCGCGGCACGGTCCGCATCGCGGCGACGGAGGGCTTCAGTGCTCGGGTGGTGATCCCGGTGGCAGCGGAACTCGAGCGGAGGAACCCGCAGCTGTCGGTGGACCTGATGGTCGTGACGCGGGCGGTGCCGTCGGCCTACTCCGGCATCGACATCGAGATCGTGGTGGAACGGCCGACGAGTCACGACGTCGAGGCGAGTGTTCTCGGCACCTACCGGCTGGGGCTGTACGGGTCGTCGTCGTATCTGGCGGAGAGCGGCACGCCGGCGGGGCGCGACGACCTGATCGGCCGCCCGCTCATCTACTTCATCGGATCGATGCTCACCATCGACGCGCTCGACGTCGCCAAGTCAGGCCTGCCCCCGATGACCGACCGGTTCCGGTCGACGAGTGTCCAGGTGCAGGTGGACGCCACCCGAGCCGGCATCGGCATCGGCCTGCTCCCGTGCTTCCTGGCCGACGAGCACGACGACCTGACCCGGGTGCTTGCCGACGAGGTGGACGTGGAGATGTCGTACTGGATGGCGATCCGGCCCGAGGCCGCACGACGACGCGAGGTGGCGGCCGTCGCCGACGCGCTGCGCGACCGGATCCGCGCCATCGGTCCGGAATTGTCCGGATACCAAGTCCGATGA
- a CDS encoding CPBP family intramembrane glutamic endopeptidase, whose protein sequence is MRQRSGPSFDGARLVQSRVRNYYTLIGLIAVMFAAEATMHFTHFTWSRWIVTITAAVATLLAFGAGLKPTDFGLGPDTYARGMRWAATIIVVVVAAIALALAIPPLRDLFHNDAYRTLPWALFSAFVLIPLQTVIPEELLFRGIILGALLRRHRTWVAVAIQAVLFGLWHVVSSLGLTASNEGFSDAVGSGAVGTILGIVGAVLFTGISGVVFGWLRVKTGSLLPCLALHWAANGAGAVAAALAWQLS, encoded by the coding sequence ATGCGTCAACGTTCCGGACCGTCGTTCGACGGCGCTCGTCTGGTCCAGTCGCGGGTCCGGAACTACTACACGCTGATCGGCCTGATCGCGGTGATGTTCGCGGCCGAAGCGACGATGCACTTCACCCACTTCACCTGGTCGCGATGGATCGTGACGATCACCGCAGCTGTCGCCACCCTCCTCGCCTTCGGCGCCGGCCTCAAGCCCACCGACTTCGGCCTCGGACCCGACACCTATGCGCGCGGAATGCGCTGGGCCGCGACGATCATCGTCGTGGTGGTGGCCGCCATCGCACTCGCGCTCGCCATCCCGCCGTTGCGCGACCTGTTCCACAACGACGCCTACCGCACTCTCCCCTGGGCGCTGTTCTCGGCGTTCGTGCTGATCCCGCTGCAGACGGTCATCCCCGAGGAATTGCTGTTCCGCGGCATCATCCTCGGTGCGCTCCTCCGCCGACACCGCACCTGGGTCGCCGTAGCGATTCAAGCGGTCCTGTTCGGACTCTGGCACGTGGTGTCGTCGCTCGGCCTCACTGCGAGCAACGAGGGTTTCAGCGACGCGGTCGGCTCGGGCGCCGTCGGGACGATCCTCGGCATCGTGGGCGCGGTGCTGTTCACCGGTATCTCCGGTGTCGTCTTCGGCTGGCTGCGCGTCAAGACCGGGAGCCTGCTCCCCTGCCTCGCGCTGCACTGGGCCGCGAACGGTGCAGGCGCCGTCGCCGCAGCATTGGCGTGGCAGTTGTCGTAG